The genome window cctctattctactttctgtttataTGAATTTGACTGCTATAGTTGCCTCCTATAAGTGGAATCAGACCctacttgtctttctgtgactggtaaTTTCACTCAGtaaaatgtcctcaaggttcatccacttTGTAGCATGTGGTAGGACTTCTttccttcttaaggctgaatgatattccattgtatgtttaaTCCacgttttgtttgttcattcgtGTGTCagtggacattcaggttgtttccacctcttggcgTTCGTAAAGAGTGCTTCTCTGAACATAGGTTTGCAAATGTCTCCTCTACACCCTGTCTGTGCTTCTTTTGGATGTATCCCCAGAAGTGGAGTGGCTTGATCATATGGTAACTAactctacttttaatttttgtggAAGCTGCATATTGTGTTCCTCAGCAGCTGCACTTTTCACCACCAGCAATACACAAGGTTTCCCGTTTCTCCATGTTATAGCCAAAACTTGttcttttggtttttggcagTGGCCATGCTAATGGGTGTGAAGAGACCATGTGATTCTGACTCGAGATCTGAAATCCAGCAATAGGCACTGGGACAAAAATCCTGGCGGTGTCTCAGCTCTCCCACCCATTCTGCCACTATATCACACCGAGCTCAATGGAAACACTTTGTGGTTTGTCCCGTCCTAATCCATAGCCCCAAAGCCTTCCCTAGTCCACCATGTCCCTTTATGTTCCAGGCTAACCGGGCACCTGATGTGCCTCGGCCAGCCCTGTGGTTGACACTGTCTCACCTTCCCTCATGCCGGTCTGTCAGGCTCCCTACCCCCAACTTTTCTGATTCTACATTTTAACTGATTCTACATTTGTAGAGCTGCAACCCAAGAGCTGCTGTCAAGGAGAGGTGCAGGGTGCCAGCCAATCCTACACGTGGGAGCACTGACCAGGGCACTGGGGTCAGGGACCAGACTCCCCCAGATGGAAAGATCTAAAGCCAGTGAGGAAAGGAGTAGAGCAGCCATAAACAGTGCCAcctatgaaaactaaaaaatccTGAGCAGGGGTGCACAGCTCCAGGAACAGTAAAGACATTGGGACTGATCCTCTCTGAGAGAGGCACGTCTTCCCTAGTGGAATATATAGCTGATGTCCGAGCCTGCGCCAGCACAAGCTCTGCTCCACTGAGGTGCAGAATTCCTCATGGCTCAGCTTCTGTGACAAAGGTCTGACTACCTAGTTCATGTCCGTGGGTCCGTAGACTCAGAGACCATAGCTGGGATTCCCCCATTCACTTCAGATGGAGGGAGTGTGCCTAGATTTCCTTATAATCTGAGAAAAATTGCTGATTTCTTGACTTTGGCTGTGCTCTAAACTAGGGATGGGTGGCAGTCTACGACATGTTTGACAATGACAATGAGCACCAGATAATattactgatatttattgagtttcgTATGAGGCTGAAGTAAATTTTATACATACACAAAGAGACACTCATTTAATCATTATATCAACCCGATGATCTAGGCTCTATTATTAgcctccttttacagatgagaaaactgggtttACATAACCTGAGTAATTTTTCTAAGGTCCAATAGCCCATAAACGTGGTCAGAACTCTGCCATGGGCTTCACCCCTGTACCCCCGTCCCTGGCGGTGGAGGCAGAGCTGGCTCCAGAGACCCCCCACCATGCTGTGTGATGGAAGAGGGAACCACCGCTGTCCTCCACTGGGACCCAAAGAAACCTGCCACTGTCCTTTGTTAACAAAGGTGTTTCTCAGTGGTGCTCAGGCCTGCTGTCCAGCGGAATCACCAGAGGAGATTTAATTAGTTCAAGTGACTGGGCCCCGCTCTacacctactgaatcaaaacCTCCCGAGAAGAGGGTGTGAGaaattgtgcattttaaaagatCCCAAGTCGTTTGACTGTACAGCAGACACTGAAAACCTCTGGCCTGGGCTTGACTCCTCTCACATATACTTTAATTTAGTGGGAAATGTCTGCTGATAGAAGACTCTTCCTCCTCACGTGGAGCGTGACGTCGCGGCATGGAAGGGCAGGTGGGGAGTGTGTCGCTTTGTCTGGGGGCTGCCTTCACCTCCCACTAGAAGAGAGATTGGCCCGGGCTGCAGAGTGAGGTCGGAAGTGAGAGATGTGTCCTCCAGGGACAAGGGGAAGCCAGCGCCTCCCTGTCCATCTCTCTTCATTACCATCTTCCTGTGCTGTCCTAGAGCAAAGGAGCCATTAACACCTCTGATGCTTGCTCGGCTCCTGGCACCCCAGGAGCTTCTTGGGATAAAAGAGTGGGGGTCACTTAATCATGACATCAGCCCTGTGGTGACATGGGGGGGGCTGGTCGGCACAGGAGGCTTGCTCTTCATGGACAGGAAATTGGAACCTCAGCTCTGTTGACAACTCCACCCATAAACAGGGACTCTGGCCGTGGAGTGAGGCCAGGCAGAGAGCAGGTGGAGCAGTTGCTTTCCCCAAGGAAATTCTCCAAAGGTGGCATGTGCTCAACAGTGTTGTAAGGGGCCCTTGGGATaaaatggtggtgatggaggGGGACGTTCTTGTTCAGACTTGATCAATGTGTGATGGAAACACTCCTGGTCGGCTGTCAGAACAGCAGAGGGGGGTCAAAGTGGGCTCCTTATGAGGCTGCTGTCCCCTAACCAAAGACAGTCCCCACCTTCTGTATCCGTGGGATCTTTCCTCCCCATGTTAGAACTCACCTGAGCCTCTGCCTTAACAGGAAGAACAAGGACAGAACCATCAGAAGCTCAGAAGCAAACCGAGCATCCAGGAAACACATCCGGAGGCACCTGAGTGCTGCCCTGGAGGACGGAGCAGTGCTCCCTCAGGGCTGCTCCCCTGTGCCTGGCCCCAGTCAGATGCAGAGAGGTGTGGGGACATGGCCCTGATGGATGACATCAGCctcactggggaagggagggcTGGAAGCCAGGCCTTGTGACCTGTCACATGTCTGTGTGGGCAGGACCAGCGAGACTCGCCAGGTACAAATAGCCCTGGGCTCCATGGGATGCCAGGCTCCTGCAGTCACCTCCAAATCCCTCCTGCTTTGCTAAAGCTGAAAGCTCAGAGCAAAGTAAACCACCATGAGGCTGCCTGTGTGTCTCCTGTTGGTCACTCTGGCCCTGTGCTGCTATGAAGGTGAGTGTCATTTGTAATCAGTCTGGCACCCACCCCTGGTAAGTCCCCTTCCGTGAACACCAGGTAAGCCTCCTTAGGTTGGAGTTGAGGTACGGAATAAGTCAAAATTTGAACCTTTCCCTGAGCTTGTTGAACTAGCTCCCCAAAGCCCAGAGCTCATTTTATCAATTTCCCAGCACCCAGGAACTTTTATAAGAAGAGTACTGAGTACACAGCTTGGGAATTCTGCCTGCGGCTTCCTTCCTTCACTGAGATCCATGTTTCTGATGCTGCCGGATGTAATGGGAAGTCAGGGTGTGAATCTGGGCCCTGCCACTTCCCAGCCCTTTGACCTTGGGCCAAAcgcttcatctctctgagcctcgtcTTACCACTGGTGCCCACAGCTACCACCGAGAGTGGCCGTGAGCACGCAGTGAGATGAAGTACATCAGGAGCCCAGCCGTAGATATGAATCCAAGAGCTGAGGATAACAGACTTTCTCCTCCCCGGAGTCCTTAGGTGCCAGTTAAGCCCACGGCCTCTTAACTCATAAGTTCAGATCACAAAATGTTACAACTGGAAAGATCTTAGGAGAGGTCCCAGTTCGAGAAGAGCCAGTGCTCTCTGAACCTGATGAATAAACCTCCAAATGGGCTCTGGGAATAAGCAGCACTTGATATACCTAGGAGTCCTACTGGTTTCCTGGGAGTCACCACCAAGCTTAGCAGGACTAATACGATCATCAGAGCTATAGATTCTGTTTTTGTCTCACATTAATTCTAGCCAACCTGTCAACACTTTGCATGTCTTCATGCCCCGGGTGCCGATCCAGCCTGTCTgagttttccttttcctcttcctttctgaacttcctcctcttttcctctgATCCTTTCCTCTCCGAATTCTCCCCAGAATCTGATGTTGTCTGACCAGGACTCACCTTGGAGCCTAGAAGGACACTTCCTGGGTGCAGGGTGGTTGCAAAAGACTTGGAGAGATGAGGAATCCAGACCAGGAAGAGTCGTCACCCAGGTCTCAGCACAATCCCTACAGGGGCAGGAAGGAGGTTCAGTTCTCTCTTCTCACCTTCTGTCAGGATTCTGGACAtcacagaagaaagagagagcCAAAGAAATGATGTAAAAAAGGTTCACATGTGCTAAAACTGgtcatctctctttctttctatttttagccTTTTACTTCTGTCTGCTTCTGATGGCAAATATCCTAATTCCTCCAGTCTAATCTCAAAATATCACCTTACAACatgttaatataattttatttattcttctctaGATTGACTCTTTCTTCTCTGATCTCTGGTAAGATTCTTACTCTACCTTTCACCTGAAAATGTGATTACTGAAAACCTCCTCTTCACCAACATTGAAAAAGGTGTcacaattaattttttcaaatctaGAAAAGAGAATTGCAGCAAACAGAGAAGCACTGGAAAGTGGCCGatgagccttaaaaaaaaaaagcgaaaGAGGGAGCAGGTAACCAGTTTTCCTGTCCTGGCTCTGCCCTGTGCTGTGTCATCTGGAGGAAGTCACAACTTCCAGGATCTTACATTGTCATCGGCATGATTACAGGAGGGGAACGTAAAACCCCCAGATCCTGTCCTGTTCTGACATCAGGGAGCCATGGGAAAAATCGAGTTTCTGTGCATAAACTgtacttttttccttctgctccAGCCAATGCGGTGCCCTGTCTATCCCTGGTGAATGAACTGGGGACCTTCTTGATTGGTTCTGACACTGCGATGAAGATACAACTTGCCAAATATAATGCACCAGAGGAGGAAGTGGCAGCAAAGTTGCAAGTGAAGAAATGCACAGACGAGATGCCCTCAGAGGACAAAAagcaaattctaaaaataatggtaatttctttcttctttatgcaTAGAGGCTTCTGTTCAGCTGCACAGTCAGGTATGAGGTCGGCTCGCTGCTCTGTGAGGGTCACAGCTGGTGGCACCTGCCCTGCTGCTCACCTCTGATGGGGTGACCCAGGGTCTCAGGGTGGATGCTACATGACAGCTGCTGAATTAAACCCAGAGGCACACAGCATCCTGGGCACGCTCCTCCTTCGCAGGTCACCTCCCTGTATAACATGGTCCCTAGGGTGTCCTGAGAAGGACATCTGGGTCCCAATGCAGGGGACTTGGGGTCAAGCACTACTGTCTCCTGACTGGGTGCTGTCCCGAGGGCAACTGACATCACCCAGTGGGACGCAGGCACCGTGGAGGTCATGGGCTGTGGGGACAGTTGAACAGGGAGATGCAGGGAGGAGGGAACTAGAGCGGCCCCTGTGTGCACAGCGGTGGCTGGCTGGGTTCCCTGCAGCTTCTGCAGGGCCAGGAGCCCACTCCAGCCCttatgcccactctccccaccttCCCACACGCCTCTTCCTCACCATGACAGGGGACGGACCTCGCTGCTTTGCCTCCTGCAGTCCCATGGAAGTGGGAACACTTGCCTTACGTCTTATCAAGTAATGAGAGGTTGTAAAGGGCTCTCCCAGCTCATCTACCTCTGGGTTTAGGTCGTGAGGTTCAGCTGCAAATGCCCAAAGAAGCTGCGGTCTCCGAGCTGAGAAGAGCCGGGGCCGTGAGGCAGAATTCCCACACTGGGAGGCTGGGGGTCTCCCGACAGCCATGCTGCCCGGAGTCCCCTCCCAGCCCCGCCCAGTCTCTCAGCCCTGGGTCCCCCACTGCAGGGGACAAGCAGAGTCCACTGTGCTGGGACCTCAGAGAAAATGACTGCTGGGTGCTCTGTCCCCTCCTCACCCTCCCCTCCTTTAGCGACCTGAGTCACAGTCCTGGGTCACTCAGGGCTTGTTTGCCTGACTGAGGAAAGGCTGCTCCCTGATGCGCATGGGGGGTCATCACTGTGTCAGGTCAGGGCTCCAGCTTCCACGACACTGGCTTCCTGCCTTCTGTGCTTCCAAGGTGCCTTTTGCTCTAGAAATCCCGCTGACAGCTTAGGTGTGAATGACAGTCTGAGTTAACCTCATCTCCATTAATAGGGTCActgatcttattttatttttctattttaggcTCAAATACTCATCCAGTGTGGTGCCAATGATTTAAATAGTATTATTTCCTAAATTATCGGAATCTGACACCAGTCACCTACTCCCCTTGAAAATGTGAAGGTTTCAACATTTGGCTTCAATAAATGTCCTGCCCTGCACTTGTCCACATGTCTTGTTATTTTCCTACAGTCTCAGGCCTTGTCTCAAGGAAGACTTTAATCATGAATTGGCCTTTTGGTGCTGTCATAGTGAATCCCAGAGAACCAACGTCCTGTCACCAGTGCTGACCTGAGGTTCAGGCATCACAAAAGTCAGTGTCTCGTCAGGATCACCCAGCACTACTCCACAGATTTCCCATTCATACTGTCATGAGAGAAAGTGACTCTTCCGGGTGACCAGCAGCTACAATGTCCTGTTGGTCTTGTCCCAAGGGATCCCCCAGCCCAGCCGCTGGCCAGTGCCATGGTCCACACCTGCAGCAGCTCTGGTTGGTGCCCCTCCTCACCACACTTCACCTGCTTGTCCCAAATCTTCTCTGGGGATTGACTCCAATGACATGTCCAGTATAAATGATTTGCCATTTATCACAATTTAGGGGCATCCCCATATTTCAACCTCAAATAACTTTATTTGACCCCACATGATCAAAGAGCTGATCAGTGTCCACACCACTCACCACATGTCAGGCTAACGCTTCCTCCAGCAACTTCTCCCAAGGGCTCTGGAAACAAGGACGCAGCTGCCACCTGGACGATCCACTCAAGCACTCCACAGCCATGTCAGAAGCGAGACAGAAGACAGAACACACTGTCTTCCCCAACCTACTCCTCCTCTGGGAGCCCCCATCCTGGGTCATGGGCCCATCCCACACACAAGTCACCCGACTTGGAAAGCATGTACACAACGTAGCTTAGggtcctatggctgctgtaacaatgtACAACTAGCCTGAAGGCTCGAGATGActgattctctcacagttctgaagaacAGATGACCAGAACTAGTACCACACTGTGGGAATCCAGGGGCCCCAGGGCCGCCCTCCCTCTGGAGTCTCTAGGGGGGAttccagcttctggtgactgAGGACAGTCCTTGacttgtggccgcatcactcccACCTCTGCCTCCTTCATACGTTCTCTTCCCCTTTTCTGTTCATGTCAAAACTGCCTCTGCCTTTTCCTGGTGACGTAACCGTGTTGGGCTTAGGAACCATCAGGTTGTCCAGAATAACCTCCCCATCTCCAAGTCCTTACCtcagtcacatctgcaaagtgctTTCTTGCCTCGTGATGAGGATTCACAGAACCCGGGGATTAGGGTGCGGGTTCTTGGGGAGAGGGGGCATTAATTAGACTGTGGCcgctcctctccctcctgcctgcaATAGTCCGCTAAGTTCTGCCCCTCCACTCCACTGCACAGCCTCTGTGAGCCCATCCTCTCCAGTCCCACAGCCATCAGCACAGTCCAGTCTGTGTCCTTATTGGCAACAACAAAGTTCTCCTTAATGGTCTCCCAGCCTTCTGTGAAGCTCTTCCTGCAACACACCCACCTCATTCATGCCAAAGTGAGTCTCTTAAAATTGAAATGTGGTCCTAACACTCTCTTCAATACCCAAAATGGCTAGAGGTCACTTGTTCCCAAGTGTTTCAGGTAGAGGACTATTTTACTCTAAACCCAACTTCATGTGGCAATAGTTATGTTTATACAATGGAGAAAATTGAAAGAATGAGTGATTATGAATTCAGCATtgcttttgaaataaattcatattttaaataacatcaggaaaactgtacacttgaaaatagCCCCTAAAAGTATGAGACTCATTAGGAGTTCAGTCTACAGCCTATGCTTGTCAGACACCAGGACTGACGGATCTCCTGCCACACTCTGAGAAACCCAGATTGGAACCAATGTTGGAGGATCAACTTTGCACCCTAGAGCTGGGCATTAAGACTTCCATGACCTTATCCAACATGCCTCCCCAAGCTCCATTTCCTCTTCACCTGGGGAGTCTGTGATCAGTCCAGTTGCTGATGTGTCCTTTGCTTCTGCAGTATATTATGTGACACTCTTGCACCAGGGCACATGGTCTTCCCTTTATGTCTGTGACCTTCCTGCCTATGACAGCTGGGAACCTCATCTGCAGAACCCATTTCTCAGGTCTCCTCTTCTGCGAAGCCCTCTCTGATATTAACCCTCTGAATAATCAttatacacacatgcacccacatgCATACACAACCCTCTTTTATCATCAGTTTGCCTTTCTGTGTATAGATGCAAATTCTAGAGTTGTTATGAGAACATACTAATACATGTATACTgcaaaatactcaacaaatattagctatCGCTGTTACAATGCTTATAATCACTAAAAGTTTTTATGTATTGAGCCTCCCATCTATACACATTCAGCTGGTGGGTTTACCTGTTCTGTGTCACTTAGTCTTCACTAGTACTTACGAAGATCAAAGATTCTTACCAATATTTATCAAGGGGTGAGAAATGCTCTACCCAGAGGTCCTCAACTGTTGACTCAAAAGCAAGTGATGCCAGGCTTTATCCCAGGAcatgtgtgtctatctgtctgcaAGGATAGCCCCTCCATACCCCATTTCCTCATCTCCCTATCCTGTAGGTACGGCCACACACTGAAAGGAGGAAGCAGTAGCTGCAGGACAAGAGGTCCCATGAGACTCAGAGGACTCCCAGCATCACCAAGGCTATCGCTTTAAGACCTCTCCCTTAGCTCCTCCTGTAGCCTTCGAAGTCTGGGGATTGCAAGTTTCTCATTACTTTCACCATTATACAATGAAGAACATTAGGTTTGCACGTGGCAAGATTTTTCTGCATGAACTGTTGTTAAAGAGTTTGAACTGGGATCATGCAAGATGCCTAAGGCTGGGGCTGAGAGAACAGGGAAATCAGAGCTATTGACTAAGGGGACAGAGATTCTGTTTGGGATGGTGACAATTTCTGGAAAAGGATAGTGTGATAACACAGTGAATGTACTTAATTCTGATGAATTGTACTCTCAAAAGTGGCTAAAATGATCAGTTTTGTGTTATGCATATCTTAGCAAAATAGTAACAGCAAAAAAGTCTCCATGGCAGGTTGCAATCTGAGAGGGCTCAGGAAGGTCACTGCGAAGGGTGAAAGCCTGTGTTTTAATGCCCACTGAACAGAATCTCCTGGAGCCACTGGCATCACAAAGTCAGTGACATCACTACGTGTGAATGCTCTCTTTGATTCACTACCTGGAGTGTTTCTTATTGAAGATATCACTCATTTCTAGGAAACTCTGATTCAGAAAATTTCTCTCTCACAATGATGGACTGCTAGAAGACCCTACCACTCATCATtcacacaaagacagacaaaactaTGCATAAACAACCACATTTAGATAAAAATAACCAAAGGAGAGGGTGGAGCATTTCGAAGAAGTAACGTGAGCACTGGTTAGCACAGGAACTCAGGATAACCACGTAGAGCATGGAAGG of Cynocephalus volans isolate mCynVol1 chromosome 4, mCynVol1.pri, whole genome shotgun sequence contains these proteins:
- the LOC134377135 gene encoding secretoglobin family 1D member 2-like, which encodes MRLPVCLLLVTLALCCYEANAVPCLSLVNELGTFLIGSDTAMKIQLAKYNAPEEEVAAKLQVKKCTDEMPSEDKKQILKIMAQILIQCGANDLNSIIS